A window of the Gossypium arboreum isolate Shixiya-1 chromosome 2, ASM2569848v2, whole genome shotgun sequence genome harbors these coding sequences:
- the LOC108466164 gene encoding uncharacterized protein LOC108466164: MASYEALYGVLPYVGLSWASDVFWRCEIEFSVGDFMFPKVSPWKKILRFGRKGKLSPSFIGLYCILRRVGLVAYQLELPPELNCVHDVFHISILRHYRSDPTHIVHVEEIEVKPNLTFEEEPIQILDRDIKVLRRKSIPIVKVMWQNHSTEEATWEPEELVHQQYPHLF; the protein is encoded by the exons atggcaTCTTACGAGGCACTATATGGTGTACTCccttatgttggactgagttgggcgagcgaCGTGTTCTGG AGATGCGAGATTGAGTTTTCGGTGGGGGATTTCATGTTTcccaaggtctcgccatggaagaagattctgaggttCGGTCGCAAGGGTAAGCTAAGTCCTAGTTTTATTGGGTTGTATTGTATTCTGAGGCGAGTGGGTCTggtcgcttatcagttggagttacctccagagctaaATTGcgttcatgatgtttttcacatCTCGATATTGAGACACTACCGTTCTGATCCCACACACATTGTTCATGTGGAAGAGATTGAGGTTAAGCCAAATCTAACATTTGAGGAGGAGCCGATTCAGATTTTAGATCGTGACATTAAGGTTCTACGAAGAAAATCTATTCCCATAGTGAAGGTGATGTggcagaatcatagcactgaggaggccactTGGGAGCCGGAGGAGTTGGTGCATCAGCAGTACCCTCACCTTTTCTGA